A genomic stretch from Streptomyces venezuelae ATCC 10712 includes:
- a CDS encoding PTS transporter subunit EIIC: MSTATAQAAAPAKKRGSGLFQGLQKVGRSLQLPIAVLPAAGILLRLGQDDVFGKDGLGWDKVAKVFATAGDAVFANLPLLFCVGIAIGFAKKADGSTALAALVGFLVYKNVLTAFPVTEGVVNTTKNNGVDVAATYNDPKVLGGIVMGLLAAVIWQRYHRTKLVDWLGFFNGRRLVPIIMAFVGTVMGVFFGLVWEPIGNVITNFGEWMTGLGAVGAGIFGVVNRGLLPIGMHQFVNTVAWQEIGSYKDSAGAVWHGDLPRFFHGDPTAGQFMSGFFPIMMFALPAAALAITHCARPERRKVVGGMMVSLALTSFVTGITEPIEFAFMFIAPVLYVIHAILTAIAMAVTWALGVHHGFSFSAGAIDYFLNWGLATKPWMIIPIGLVFAAIYYVVFRFAITKFNLPTPGRESDEELAELQKAEAK; this comes from the coding sequence ATGAGTACGGCCACCGCCCAGGCCGCCGCTCCCGCGAAGAAGCGCGGATCCGGCCTGTTCCAGGGCCTGCAGAAGGTCGGTCGCAGCCTGCAGCTGCCGATCGCCGTGCTGCCGGCCGCAGGTATCCTGCTCCGTCTCGGCCAGGACGACGTCTTCGGCAAGGACGGCCTCGGCTGGGACAAGGTCGCGAAGGTCTTCGCCACCGCCGGCGACGCGGTCTTCGCGAACCTGCCCCTGCTGTTCTGCGTCGGCATCGCCATCGGCTTCGCCAAGAAGGCCGACGGCTCCACCGCCCTCGCCGCCCTGGTCGGCTTCCTGGTCTACAAGAACGTGCTGACCGCGTTCCCCGTGACCGAGGGCGTCGTCAACACCACCAAGAACAACGGTGTCGACGTCGCCGCCACCTACAACGACCCCAAGGTCCTCGGCGGCATCGTCATGGGCCTGCTGGCGGCCGTCATATGGCAGCGGTACCACCGCACCAAGCTGGTCGACTGGCTCGGCTTCTTCAACGGCCGCCGCCTCGTCCCGATCATCATGGCCTTCGTCGGCACCGTCATGGGTGTCTTCTTCGGCCTGGTCTGGGAGCCCATCGGCAACGTCATCACCAACTTCGGCGAGTGGATGACCGGCCTGGGCGCCGTCGGCGCGGGCATCTTCGGCGTCGTCAACCGCGGTCTGCTCCCGATCGGCATGCACCAGTTCGTCAACACCGTCGCCTGGCAGGAGATCGGCTCCTACAAGGACTCGGCCGGTGCCGTCTGGCACGGCGACCTGCCGCGCTTCTTCCACGGTGACCCGACCGCCGGTCAGTTCATGTCCGGCTTCTTCCCGATCATGATGTTCGCCCTCCCGGCCGCCGCGCTCGCCATCACGCACTGCGCCCGCCCGGAGCGCCGCAAGGTCGTCGGCGGCATGATGGTCTCCCTCGCGCTGACCTCCTTCGTCACCGGCATCACCGAGCCGATCGAGTTCGCGTTCATGTTCATCGCCCCGGTGCTCTACGTGATCCACGCGATCCTGACCGCCATCGCCATGGCCGTCACCTGGGCCCTGGGCGTGCACCACGGCTTCAGCTTCTCGGCCGGTGCGATCGACTACTTCCTGAACTGGGGTCTCGCGACCAAGCCGTGGATGATCATCCCGATCGGCCTCGTCTTCGCGGCGATCTATTACGTGGTCTTCCGCTTCGCGATCACCAAGTTCAACCTCCCGACGCCGGGCCGCGAGTCCGACGAGGAGCTCGCCGAGCTCCAGAAGGCCGAGGCGAAGTAA
- the proP gene encoding glycine betaine/L-proline transporter ProP, giving the protein MPATDRDGHVADPEAQRRHPLLFKAVSRRRQPRLRRTDITVTDEAAVKRAVKAASLGNAMEWFDFGIYAYLAVTLGHVFFPAGNDTVQLLSSFATFAVAFLVRPLGGMVFGPMGDRLGRKKVLALTMILMAVGTFAIGLIPSYASIGFWAPVLLVLFRMLQGFSTGGEYGGASTFIAEYAPDRRRGYFGSFLEFGTLAGYVAAAGLVTALTGWLGSDTMEAWGWRVPFLVAGPLGLVGLYLRLRLDETPAYQKLESDTARASEAADAVETSTKGDLAKIFRQQWPTLILCIALVGAYNITDYMLLSYMPTYLSDELGYSETHGLLILLLVMVLLMLIITQVGRLNDRFGRKPVLMAGMLGFLFLSLPAFLLIGQGGVPAITAGMLMLGLSLVCMLGTMSAALPALFPTDVRYGSLSVGYNLSASLFGGTTPLVITALIGATGSNLMPAYYAMGAALVGVVAVACMKETAQKPLEGSPPSVETPEEAAELVMSQAPEPKF; this is encoded by the coding sequence ATGCCGGCCACAGACCGCGACGGCCACGTCGCCGATCCCGAGGCCCAGAGGCGTCACCCGCTGCTGTTCAAAGCCGTCAGCCGGCGGCGGCAGCCCAGACTGCGGCGCACCGACATCACCGTCACCGACGAGGCGGCCGTCAAGCGGGCCGTGAAGGCGGCCTCCCTCGGCAACGCCATGGAATGGTTCGACTTCGGCATCTACGCCTACCTGGCCGTCACCCTCGGTCACGTCTTCTTCCCCGCGGGCAACGACACCGTCCAGCTGCTGTCGTCCTTCGCGACGTTCGCGGTCGCCTTCCTGGTCCGCCCGCTCGGCGGCATGGTGTTCGGCCCGATGGGTGACCGGCTCGGCCGCAAGAAGGTCCTCGCCCTCACGATGATCCTCATGGCCGTCGGCACCTTCGCGATCGGCCTCATCCCGTCGTACGCCTCCATCGGCTTCTGGGCGCCGGTCCTCCTCGTCCTCTTCCGGATGCTCCAGGGCTTCTCCACCGGCGGCGAATACGGCGGCGCCTCCACCTTCATCGCCGAGTACGCCCCCGACCGCCGCAGGGGCTACTTCGGCAGCTTCCTGGAGTTCGGCACCCTGGCCGGGTACGTCGCCGCGGCCGGCCTCGTGACCGCGCTCACCGGCTGGCTCGGCTCCGACACCATGGAGGCGTGGGGCTGGCGCGTGCCGTTCCTGGTCGCGGGCCCGCTGGGGCTCGTCGGCCTCTACCTGCGGCTGCGGCTCGACGAGACGCCCGCCTACCAGAAACTGGAGAGCGACACGGCCCGCGCCTCCGAGGCGGCGGACGCGGTGGAGACCTCCACCAAGGGCGACCTCGCGAAGATCTTCCGGCAGCAGTGGCCGACGCTGATCCTGTGCATCGCGCTGGTCGGCGCGTACAACATCACCGACTACATGCTGCTGTCGTACATGCCGACGTACCTCTCCGACGAGCTCGGCTACAGCGAGACCCACGGCCTGCTGATCCTGCTGCTCGTGATGGTGCTGCTGATGCTGATCATCACTCAGGTCGGCCGTCTCAACGACCGCTTCGGGCGGAAGCCGGTGCTGATGGCGGGCATGCTGGGCTTCCTCTTCCTGTCGCTGCCCGCGTTCCTGCTGATCGGCCAGGGCGGCGTGCCCGCGATCACGGCGGGCATGCTGATGCTCGGCCTGTCCCTGGTGTGCATGCTCGGCACGATGTCGGCGGCGCTCCCGGCGCTCTTCCCGACGGACGTCCGCTACGGCTCCCTGTCGGTGGGCTACAACCTGTCGGCGTCGCTGTTCGGCGGCACGACCCCGCTGGTGATCACGGCCCTCATCGGGGCGACCGGCAGCAACCTGATGCCGGCGTACTACGCGATGGGCGCGGCGCTCGTCGGGGTGGTCGCGGTCGCCTGCATGAAGGAGACGGCCCAGAAGCCCCTGGAGGGCTCCCCGCCGTCGGTGGAAACCCCGGAGGAAGCGGCGGAACTGGTGATGTCCCAGGCCCCGGAACCGAAGTTCTGA
- a CDS encoding HNH endonuclease signature motif containing protein: protein MGTSAYTRERLETAAREARTLTEALERLGVAPRSPTRRYVRERMRKLGVDVSHFEREGVRWTREVLAEAVADSTSVYDVLRRLGVELVGGQHAHISRRIKAFGIDTSHFTTSRWTEQMRHNQRRRPPEEILVQDTSTHPRRERSSTLRRAMLEVGVVERCALCGTEAVWRGEPLPLEVDHSDGDWRNNRIENLRLLCPNCHSTTDTYRGRGKGRTR from the coding sequence ATGGGGACGAGTGCGTACACGAGGGAACGCCTGGAAACAGCGGCCCGGGAGGCCCGAACGCTGACGGAGGCACTGGAGCGACTGGGGGTGGCCCCGAGGAGCCCGACGCGGAGGTACGTGCGGGAGCGGATGAGGAAGCTGGGGGTGGATGTCTCGCACTTCGAGCGGGAGGGGGTCCGCTGGACACGGGAGGTGCTGGCGGAGGCGGTGGCCGACTCGACGAGCGTGTACGACGTACTACGGCGACTCGGGGTGGAGCTCGTGGGCGGGCAGCACGCCCACATCAGCCGGCGCATCAAGGCGTTCGGCATCGACACCTCGCACTTCACCACGTCGCGCTGGACCGAGCAGATGAGGCACAACCAGCGACGCCGACCGCCGGAGGAGATCCTCGTCCAGGACACCTCGACCCACCCGCGGCGTGAGAGGAGCAGCACCCTCAGGAGAGCGATGCTGGAGGTCGGCGTCGTGGAACGGTGCGCGCTGTGCGGGACCGAGGCGGTGTGGCGGGGTGAGCCACTGCCCCTGGAAGTCGACCACTCCGACGGCGACTGGCGGAACAATCGGATCGAGAACCTGCGGCTGCTGTGCCCCAACTGCCACTCCACGACGGACACGTACCGCGGGCGCGGAAAGGGGCGCACCCGATGA
- a CDS encoding putative leader peptide: MVSHDVSEDTPGTVLLVARLHVDLCRLASAICSSRAAL, encoded by the coding sequence ATGGTTTCCCACGACGTGAGCGAAGACACCCCGGGCACAGTGCTGCTTGTGGCGCGCCTGCACGTCGACCTGTGCCGCCTCGCCAGCGCGATCTGTTCGTCCCGCGCTGCGCTCTGA
- a CDS encoding ABC transporter ATP-binding protein, producing the protein MTELRLHGLSYGDRLRAVDLTVCPGETVGLIGPNASGKTTLLRCVYGTLAPTAGRALLDGDDLHALGPKARARRIATVPQDSAVEFELTVGELVALGRSPHKRFWEGDTGADRERAEAALARVGLADLADRPYPTLSGGERQRALVARALVQDPALLVLDEPTNHLDIRHQLDVLALVRTLGTTNLLALHDLNLAGAYCDRLYVLERGRLVTGGTPAEVLTPALLATVYGVDAEVIPHPRTGSPTVLYQHRPALGREPSTM; encoded by the coding sequence GTGACCGAACTGCGCCTGCACGGCCTCTCGTACGGGGACCGGCTCCGCGCCGTCGACCTGACCGTCTGCCCCGGCGAGACCGTCGGCCTCATCGGCCCCAACGCCAGCGGCAAGACCACCCTCCTGCGCTGCGTCTACGGCACCCTCGCCCCCACCGCCGGACGCGCCCTCCTCGACGGCGACGACCTGCACGCCCTCGGGCCCAAGGCCCGCGCCCGCCGGATCGCCACCGTCCCCCAGGACAGCGCCGTCGAGTTCGAGCTCACCGTCGGCGAACTCGTCGCCCTCGGCCGCTCCCCGCACAAACGGTTCTGGGAGGGCGACACCGGCGCCGACCGGGAGCGCGCCGAGGCGGCGCTCGCCCGCGTCGGCCTCGCGGACCTCGCCGACCGGCCGTACCCCACCCTCTCCGGCGGCGAGCGCCAGCGCGCCCTCGTCGCCCGCGCGCTCGTCCAGGACCCGGCCCTCCTCGTCCTCGACGAGCCCACCAACCACCTGGACATCCGTCACCAGCTGGACGTCCTCGCCCTCGTCCGCACGCTCGGCACCACCAACCTGCTCGCCCTGCACGACCTCAACCTGGCGGGGGCGTACTGCGACCGGCTCTACGTCCTGGAGCGCGGCCGGCTCGTCACCGGCGGCACCCCCGCCGAGGTCCTCACACCCGCGCTCCTGGCGACGGTCTACGGTGTGGACGCCGAGGTCATCCCGCATCCGAGGACCGGCAGCCCGACCGTCCTCTACCAGCACCGTCCGGCACTCGGGCGGGAACCATCCACCATGTGA
- a CDS encoding PTS transporter subunit EIIC: protein MSTDSAAAQPKKSVWGGLFQGLQKMGRSLQLPIAVLPAAGIINRLGQPDVFGADGLGWDNVAKVMSGAGGALLDGSLGLPILFCIGVAIGMAKKADGSTALAAVVGFLVYYTVLRQFPKDCPSGTRDIGGGCLGADDAFAGYTYQNPGVFGGIVMGLLTAYLWQRYHRTKLVDWLGFFNGRRLVPIIMTFVAIAFAAICLWIWPPIGDALESFSDWLVGLGAWGSGIFGVANRALLVIGLHQFLNVPIWFQFGTYEKPGGGVVHGDIPMFLAGDPNAGQFLTGFFPIMMFALPAAALAITHCARPHRRKEVGGLMLSVALTSFVTGITEPLEYSFLFIAPVLYAIHAVLTGVSMAVTWALGVKDGFSFSAGLIDYVINWNLATKPWLIIPIGLGFAVVYYAIFRFAITKFNLPTPGREPEEVAEEMERDNVK, encoded by the coding sequence ATGAGTACCGACAGCGCCGCGGCGCAGCCGAAGAAGTCCGTGTGGGGCGGGCTCTTCCAGGGTCTCCAGAAGATGGGCCGCAGCCTCCAGCTCCCGATCGCCGTCCTCCCGGCCGCCGGCATCATCAACCGGCTCGGCCAGCCGGACGTGTTCGGCGCCGACGGTCTCGGCTGGGACAACGTCGCCAAGGTGATGTCGGGTGCGGGTGGTGCGCTGCTCGACGGCAGTCTGGGGCTGCCGATCCTCTTCTGCATCGGTGTCGCGATCGGCATGGCGAAGAAGGCGGACGGTTCGACGGCGCTCGCCGCCGTCGTCGGTTTCCTCGTCTACTACACGGTGCTGCGTCAGTTCCCGAAGGACTGTCCGTCGGGCACGAGGGACATCGGTGGCGGCTGTCTCGGTGCGGACGACGCTTTCGCGGGTTACACGTACCAGAACCCCGGTGTCTTCGGCGGCATCGTGATGGGTCTGCTCACCGCGTACCTGTGGCAGCGCTACCACCGGACGAAGCTGGTCGACTGGCTGGGGTTCTTCAACGGCCGCCGTCTCGTCCCGATCATCATGACGTTCGTGGCGATCGCGTTCGCCGCGATCTGCCTGTGGATCTGGCCGCCGATCGGTGACGCCCTGGAGAGCTTCAGCGACTGGCTGGTCGGGCTGGGCGCGTGGGGTTCGGGCATCTTCGGCGTGGCGAACCGGGCGCTGCTGGTCATCGGCCTGCACCAGTTCCTGAACGTGCCGATCTGGTTCCAGTTCGGCACGTACGAGAAGCCGGGCGGCGGGGTGGTCCACGGTGACATCCCGATGTTCCTGGCGGGCGACCCGAACGCCGGCCAGTTCCTGACGGGCTTCTTCCCGATCATGATGTTCGCGCTGCCGGCGGCGGCGCTCGCGATCACCCACTGCGCCCGGCCGCACCGGCGCAAGGAGGTCGGCGGTCTGATGCTGTCGGTGGCGCTGACCTCGTTCGTCACCGGCATCACGGAGCCGCTGGAGTACTCGTTCCTCTTCATCGCGCCGGTCCTCTACGCGATCCACGCGGTGCTCACGGGCGTCTCGATGGCGGTGACCTGGGCGCTCGGCGTGAAGGACGGCTTCAGCTTCTCGGCCGGCCTGATCGACTACGTGATCAACTGGAATCTGGCGACGAAGCCGTGGCTGATCATTCCGATCGGGCTCGGGTTCGCGGTGGTGTACTACGCGATCTTCCGGTTCGCGATCACCAAGTTCAATCTTCCGACGCCCGGCCGTGAGCCGGAGGAGGTCGCGGAGGAGATGGAGCGGGACAACGTGAAGTGA
- the rph gene encoding ribonuclease PH has protein sequence MSRIDGRTPEQLRPVTIERGWSKHAEGSVLISFGDTKVFCTASVTEGVPRWRKGSGEGWVTGEYSMLPRATNTRGDRESVRGKIGGRTHEISRLIGRSLRAVIDYKALGENTIVLDCDVLQADGGTRTAAITGAYVALADAVAWAQTKKLVKAGRKPLTGTVGAVSVGIVDGVPLLDLCYEEDVRADTDMNVVCTGDGRFVEVQGTAEAEPFDRKELNALLDLASGGCAELAEIQRKALEGTL, from the coding sequence ATGTCTCGTATCGACGGCCGTACCCCCGAACAGCTCCGCCCCGTCACCATCGAACGCGGATGGAGCAAGCACGCCGAGGGCTCCGTCCTCATCTCCTTCGGCGACACCAAGGTCTTCTGCACCGCCTCCGTCACCGAAGGCGTCCCGCGCTGGCGCAAGGGCAGCGGCGAAGGCTGGGTCACCGGCGAATACTCCATGCTCCCGCGCGCCACCAACACCCGCGGCGACCGCGAATCCGTCCGCGGCAAGATCGGCGGCCGCACCCACGAGATCTCCCGCCTCATCGGCCGCTCACTGCGCGCCGTCATCGACTACAAGGCCCTCGGCGAGAACACCATCGTCCTCGACTGCGACGTCCTCCAGGCCGACGGCGGCACCCGCACCGCCGCCATCACCGGCGCCTACGTCGCCCTCGCCGACGCCGTCGCCTGGGCCCAGACGAAGAAGCTCGTCAAAGCCGGCCGCAAGCCCCTCACCGGCACCGTCGGCGCCGTCTCCGTCGGCATCGTCGACGGCGTCCCCCTCCTCGACCTCTGCTACGAAGAGGACGTCCGCGCCGACACCGACATGAACGTCGTCTGCACCGGCGACGGCCGCTTCGTCGAAGTCCAGGGCACCGCCGAAGCCGAGCCCTTCGACCGCAAGGAACTCAACGCCCTCCTCGACCTCGCCTCCGGCGGCTGCGCCGAGCTCGCCGAGATCCAGCGCAAGGCCCTCGAAGGAACCCTCTGA
- the bcp gene encoding thioredoxin-dependent thiol peroxidase gives MSERLQPGDTAPAFTLPDADGTDVSLADHKGRKVIVYFYPAALTPGCTKQACDFTDNLDVLAAAGYDVIGVSPDKPEKLAKFREKENLKVTLVGDPSKETLEAYGAFGEKKLYGKTVTGVIRSTVVVDEDGKVEHAFYNVKATGHVAKILRDLSIEA, from the coding sequence ATGAGCGAGCGACTGCAGCCCGGCGACACCGCCCCCGCCTTCACCCTGCCCGACGCGGACGGCACCGACGTCTCCCTCGCGGACCACAAGGGCCGCAAGGTCATCGTCTACTTCTACCCCGCCGCGCTCACCCCCGGCTGCACGAAGCAGGCCTGCGACTTCACCGACAACCTCGACGTACTGGCCGCCGCGGGCTACGACGTCATCGGCGTCTCGCCGGACAAGCCGGAGAAGCTGGCGAAGTTCCGCGAGAAGGAGAACCTCAAGGTCACCCTGGTCGGCGACCCGTCGAAGGAGACCCTGGAGGCGTACGGCGCCTTCGGCGAGAAGAAGCTGTACGGCAAGACGGTGACGGGCGTGATCCGCTCGACCGTCGTCGTCGACGAGGACGGCAAGGTGGAGCACGCCTTCTACAACGTGAAGGCGACCGGCCACGTGGCGAAGATCCTCAGGGACCTCTCCATCGAAGCCTGA
- a CDS encoding PTS glucose/sucrose transporter subunit IIB, whose product MGYRDKADRRCAETRVRANRTDREKHMASKAEKIVAGLGGIENIEEVEGCITRLRTEVLDPSKVDEAALKAAGAHGVVKMGTAIQVVIGTDADPIAADIEDMM is encoded by the coding sequence GTGGGTTACCGTGACAAAGCGGACCGCAGGTGCGCCGAGACTCGCGTACGCGCGAACAGAACGGACAGGGAGAAACACATGGCCAGCAAGGCTGAGAAGATCGTCGCCGGGCTCGGCGGCATCGAGAACATCGAAGAGGTCGAAGGCTGCATCACCCGCCTGCGCACCGAGGTCCTGGACCCGTCCAAGGTCGACGAGGCCGCCCTCAAGGCCGCCGGCGCCCACGGCGTCGTCAAGATGGGCACCGCGATCCAGGTCGTCATCGGCACCGACGCCGACCCGATCGCCGCCGACATCGAAGACATGATGTAA
- a CDS encoding MoaD/ThiS family protein, which produces MAIEVRIPTILRTYTDGEKAVEGSGGTLAELFADLETRHNGIEARIVDDGKLRRFVNVYLNDEDVRFLDGIDTKLTDGDNVTILPAVAGGMV; this is translated from the coding sequence ATGGCCATCGAGGTCCGCATCCCGACCATCCTCCGCACCTACACCGACGGCGAGAAGGCCGTCGAGGGCAGCGGCGGCACCCTCGCCGAGCTCTTCGCCGACCTGGAGACCCGTCACAACGGGATCGAGGCCCGCATCGTCGACGACGGCAAGCTCCGCCGCTTCGTCAACGTCTACCTGAACGACGAGGACGTCCGCTTCCTCGACGGCATCGACACCAAGCTCACCGACGGCGACAACGTCACGATCCTGCCGGCCGTCGCCGGTGGCATGGTCTGA
- the rdgB gene encoding RdgB/HAM1 family non-canonical purine NTP pyrophosphatase → MTRLILATRNPGKITELHAILADAGLDLELVGADAYPEIPDVKETGVTFAENALLKAHALARATGLPAVADDSGLCVDVLNGAPGIFSARWAGRHGDDRANLDLLLAQLSDIADEHRGAHFACAAALALPDGTERVVEGRMEGTLRHTPTGTNGFGYDPILQPEGHDLTCAELTPSEKNAISHRGKAFRALAPVVKELLG, encoded by the coding sequence ATGACCCGTCTGATCCTCGCCACCCGCAACCCGGGCAAGATCACCGAACTCCACGCGATCCTCGCCGACGCAGGCCTCGACCTCGAACTCGTCGGCGCGGACGCGTACCCGGAGATCCCCGACGTCAAGGAAACCGGCGTCACCTTCGCCGAGAACGCCCTGCTGAAGGCGCACGCCCTGGCCCGCGCCACCGGCCTCCCGGCCGTCGCCGACGACTCCGGCCTCTGCGTCGACGTCCTGAACGGCGCCCCCGGCATCTTCTCCGCCCGCTGGGCGGGCCGGCACGGCGACGACCGCGCCAACCTGGACCTCCTCCTGGCCCAGCTCTCCGACATCGCGGACGAACACCGGGGCGCCCACTTCGCCTGCGCGGCCGCCCTGGCCCTCCCCGACGGCACGGAACGCGTCGTCGAGGGCCGCATGGAGGGCACCCTCCGCCACACCCCGACCGGCACGAACGGCTTCGGCTACGACCCGATCCTCCAGCCCGAGGGCCACGACCTGACCTGCGCGGAACTGACCCCGTCAGAAAAGAACGCCATCAGCCACCGAGGCAAGGCCTTCCGCGCCCTGGCACCGGTGGTGAAGGAGCTGCTGGGCTGA
- a CDS encoding PLP-dependent cysteine synthase family protein gives MRYDSSLAAVGNTPLVRLPRLSPSDDVRIWAKLEDRNPTGSVKDRPALHMIEQAEKDGRLTPGCTILEPTSGNTGISLAMAAKLKGYRIVCVMPENTSEERRQLLAMWGAEIISSPAAGGSNTAVRVAKELAAENPSWVMLYQYGNPHNAGAHYATTGPEILADLPSITHFVAGLGTTGTLMGVGRYLREHKPDVKIVAAEPRYDDLVYGLRNLDEGFVPELYDASVLTTRFSVGSADAVTRTRELLQQEGIFAGVSTGAALHAAIGVGNKALKAGESADIAFVVADGGWKYLSTGLYTAATTEEAIAAVQGQLWA, from the coding sequence ATGCGCTACGACTCCTCGCTGGCGGCGGTCGGCAACACGCCGCTCGTCCGCCTCCCCCGGCTCTCGCCCTCGGACGACGTCCGCATCTGGGCGAAGCTGGAGGACCGGAACCCGACCGGCTCGGTCAAGGACCGCCCCGCGCTCCACATGATCGAGCAGGCGGAGAAGGACGGCCGCCTCACCCCCGGCTGCACCATCCTGGAGCCGACCAGCGGCAACACCGGCATCTCCCTCGCCATGGCCGCCAAGCTCAAGGGCTACCGCATCGTCTGCGTCATGCCCGAGAACACCAGCGAGGAGCGTCGCCAGCTGCTCGCCATGTGGGGCGCGGAGATCATCTCGTCCCCCGCGGCGGGCGGATCCAACACCGCGGTGCGCGTCGCCAAGGAACTCGCCGCCGAGAACCCCAGCTGGGTGATGCTGTACCAGTACGGCAACCCCCACAACGCGGGCGCCCACTACGCCACCACCGGCCCCGAGATCCTCGCCGACCTGCCCTCCATCACCCACTTCGTGGCGGGCCTCGGCACCACCGGCACGCTCATGGGCGTCGGCCGCTACCTGCGCGAGCACAAGCCCGACGTCAAGATCGTCGCCGCCGAGCCGCGCTACGACGACCTCGTCTACGGCCTGCGGAACCTCGACGAGGGCTTCGTACCCGAGCTGTACGACGCCTCCGTCCTCACCACCCGCTTCTCCGTCGGCTCCGCCGACGCGGTCACCCGCACCCGCGAACTCCTCCAGCAGGAGGGCATCTTCGCGGGCGTCTCCACGGGCGCCGCCCTCCACGCGGCCATCGGCGTCGGCAACAAGGCGCTGAAGGCGGGCGAGAGCGCGGACATCGCCTTCGTCGTCGCCGACGGCGGCTGGAAGTACCTCTCGACCGGCCTCTACACGGCCGCCACCACCGAGGAAGCGATCGCCGCGGTCCAGGGCCAGCTCTGGGCGTAG
- a CDS encoding type II toxin-antitoxin system PemK/MazF family toxin, whose amino-acid sequence MDTSWWPALAAVVAIALVVALAGGKRRSSRRPAGRTRPPARPPGRPAGPRKAPSRLPRAAEIWWADVPFEDGPGSKDRPCLVLSVRGDSALVAKITSKYHDERPGVIALPPGAVGDAQGRPSFLETDELREVPVLGFRRRVGTADPVLWDQVRHLAR is encoded by the coding sequence ATGGACACGTCGTGGTGGCCCGCGCTGGCCGCGGTCGTGGCGATCGCGCTGGTGGTGGCGCTCGCCGGCGGGAAGAGGCGTTCGTCGCGCCGGCCGGCGGGACGGACGCGGCCGCCGGCCCGGCCGCCGGGCCGTCCTGCGGGGCCGCGGAAGGCTCCGTCGCGGTTGCCGAGGGCGGCCGAGATCTGGTGGGCGGACGTGCCGTTCGAGGACGGGCCGGGGTCGAAGGACCGGCCCTGTCTGGTGCTGTCGGTACGGGGTGACAGCGCGCTCGTCGCCAAGATCACCAGCAAGTACCACGACGAGCGGCCGGGTGTGATCGCGCTGCCGCCGGGTGCCGTCGGGGACGCGCAGGGGCGGCCGAGCTTCCTGGAGACGGACGAGCTGCGGGAGGTGCCGGTGCTCGGCTTCCGCCGGAGAGTGGGAACGGCGGACCCGGTCCTGTGGGACCAGGTCCGCCATCTTGCGCGCTAG
- a CDS encoding MBL fold metallo-hydrolase: MKLTVVGCSGSFPSADSACSSYLVEADGFRLLLDMGNGALGELQRHIGLYDLDAIFLSHLHADHCIDMCGYFVARYYRHEGGRCDAIPVYAPEGAEQRLTTAYADTPSPTSMSEVFDFRTLKSEAFEIGPFSVRTEKVCHPVEAYGIRVEHGGRSLTYSGDTGVCESLHKLAEGTDLFLCEASFTHGKEDIPSLHLNGREAGAEAARSAVGRLVLTHIPPWTDGEQNLADARAVYRGPSELARPGAVYEV, encoded by the coding sequence ATGAAGCTCACCGTCGTCGGCTGCTCCGGGTCGTTCCCGTCCGCGGATTCGGCCTGTTCGAGCTACCTCGTCGAGGCCGACGGCTTCCGGCTGCTCCTCGACATGGGCAACGGCGCCCTGGGCGAGCTGCAGCGACACATCGGTCTGTACGACCTCGACGCGATCTTCCTCAGCCATCTGCACGCGGACCACTGCATCGACATGTGCGGGTACTTCGTCGCCCGCTACTACCGGCACGAGGGCGGACGCTGCGACGCGATCCCCGTCTACGCCCCGGAGGGCGCCGAGCAGCGCCTGACCACGGCGTACGCGGACACCCCCTCGCCCACCTCGATGAGCGAGGTCTTCGACTTCCGCACCCTGAAGTCGGAGGCGTTCGAGATCGGCCCGTTCTCCGTCCGTACGGAGAAGGTGTGCCATCCGGTCGAGGCGTACGGCATCCGGGTCGAGCACGGCGGCCGCTCGCTCACGTACTCCGGGGACACCGGGGTCTGCGAGTCGCTGCACAAGCTCGCCGAGGGCACCGACCTCTTCCTCTGCGAGGCCTCCTTCACCCACGGCAAGGAGGACATCCCGTCCCTCCACCTCAACGGCCGCGAGGCCGGTGCCGAGGCGGCCCGCTCGGCGGTGGGCCGGCTGGTCCTCACCCACATCCCGCCGTGGACCGACGGCGAGCAGAACCTGGCGGACGCCCGCGCGGTGTACCGCGGGCCGTCGGAGCTGGCGAGACCGGGCGCGGTGTACGAGGTCTGA